In Spirochaeta thermophila DSM 6578, the following proteins share a genomic window:
- the rpsU gene encoding 30S ribosomal protein S21 has translation MIVIIHIPVDNGEPLEKALKRFKRVVEKEGVIREWKKREFYIKPSELKNQKKKALQRKLLKKLRKMQEKESSRR, from the coding sequence GTGATTGTCATCATACACATACCCGTGGACAACGGAGAGCCTCTCGAGAAGGCCCTCAAACGATTCAAGAGGGTGGTGGAGAAGGAAGGCGTCATCAGGGAATGGAAGAAGCGGGAGTTCTACATAAAGCCTTCGGAACTCAAGAACCAGAAGAAAAAGGCTCTCCAGAGAAAGCTTCTCAAGAAGCTCCGCAAGATGCAGGAAAAAGAATCCAGCAGACGATAA
- the mutL gene encoding DNA mismatch repair endonuclease MutL: MNDRTSAASPRIKLLEEAVFRKIAAGEVIDRPAAVVRELLDNALDAASTEITVEISQGGIERILVLDDGEGMVPEDVRRCYLPHATSKIRSEQDLLAVTTLGFRGEALGSIAAVATTRIASRARGTPSGYFVLVDRGRLVEEGETHLPEGTRVEVERLFSSFPARKRFLKNPSTEGLLCRRMVVEKALPFPHVAFRFVRDGQMEFYLPPQDLLARVCAALPELFKPSASERFEVEQDEVRIEGVLLSPAFPQRDRRHIRIYLNRRLVQEFSLAQAVAYGYRGVLPGGQYPAAVVFLTLPPERVDFNVHPAKREAKIRGLSSLHALLARAVEQALKDWIGVRRIAPTTGRPETVGETERVYRPHPEPSRSGTGELFTGPSHTFTLPSDSGHPPSPRTGEGFTYLGQAFGVFLVVEREGTLLLVDQHAAHERILYNRLTSHPSSQELLFPYAFPVDADEAARLEDAREEIEALGIRFVLEEGRCTLTHLPAPLSDAPHVVAQWLKGERLADPERDAYATLACRGAIKEGEVVDRLTALDLLSQTFSLEEPFCPHGRPLWVEITREELFRRIRRIV, translated from the coding sequence ATGAACGACCGCACATCCGCCGCCTCCCCCAGGATCAAGCTCCTGGAGGAGGCGGTTTTTCGCAAGATCGCCGCGGGTGAGGTGATAGACAGACCTGCGGCCGTGGTGCGGGAACTCCTCGACAACGCCCTCGACGCCGCATCCACGGAGATTACGGTGGAGATCTCACAGGGCGGGATCGAGCGGATACTGGTACTCGACGACGGGGAAGGCATGGTCCCCGAGGACGTGCGACGCTGCTACCTCCCCCATGCCACCTCCAAGATACGCTCGGAGCAGGATCTCCTCGCAGTCACCACCCTGGGCTTCAGGGGCGAGGCCCTGGGAAGCATCGCGGCCGTGGCCACGACCCGGATCGCCAGCCGCGCACGCGGCACTCCGAGCGGGTACTTCGTGCTCGTTGACCGCGGAAGGCTCGTGGAGGAGGGCGAAACCCATCTCCCGGAGGGCACGCGGGTGGAGGTGGAGAGACTCTTCTCCTCCTTTCCGGCCCGGAAGCGGTTCCTCAAGAACCCGTCGACCGAGGGACTCCTCTGCAGGCGGATGGTGGTGGAGAAGGCCCTCCCCTTCCCCCACGTGGCCTTCCGGTTCGTGAGGGACGGACAGATGGAGTTCTATCTTCCGCCTCAGGACCTCCTCGCCAGGGTGTGCGCCGCCCTCCCCGAGCTGTTCAAGCCTTCGGCGTCGGAACGCTTCGAGGTCGAACAGGATGAGGTACGGATAGAGGGAGTCCTCCTTTCCCCGGCATTTCCTCAACGCGACAGGAGACACATCCGCATCTACCTCAACAGGCGGCTCGTCCAGGAGTTCAGCCTGGCCCAGGCCGTGGCGTACGGCTACCGGGGGGTGCTTCCGGGAGGCCAATACCCCGCCGCGGTGGTCTTCCTCACCCTTCCTCCGGAACGGGTGGACTTCAACGTGCACCCCGCCAAGCGGGAGGCGAAGATAAGAGGCCTCTCCTCCCTCCACGCCCTGCTCGCCCGGGCCGTGGAACAGGCCCTCAAGGACTGGATCGGTGTCCGGAGGATCGCCCCCACTACGGGGAGGCCGGAGACGGTGGGGGAGACCGAACGGGTCTATCGCCCGCACCCCGAGCCCTCCCGGTCGGGAACGGGCGAGCTCTTCACCGGACCTTCGCACACCTTCACCCTTCCCTCCGACTCGGGGCATCCACCCTCCCCCCGCACCGGTGAGGGCTTCACCTACCTGGGACAGGCCTTCGGCGTGTTCCTCGTGGTGGAACGGGAGGGAACACTCCTCCTCGTGGACCAGCACGCGGCCCATGAGCGGATCCTCTACAACCGGCTCACATCACACCCCTCTTCTCAGGAACTCCTCTTCCCCTACGCCTTTCCGGTGGACGCAGACGAAGCAGCCCGGCTCGAAGACGCGAGGGAGGAGATCGAGGCCCTGGGGATACGGTTCGTGCTGGAAGAGGGGAGATGCACGCTCACTCATCTCCCCGCACCCTTGAGCGACGCCCCGCACGTGGTGGCCCAGTGGCTCAAGGGGGAACGGCTGGCGGATCCCGAGAGAGACGCCTACGCCACCCTCGCCTGCAGGGGGGCGATCAAGGAGGGTGAGGTGGTCGACAGACTCACCGCCCTCGACCTGCTCTCACAGACCTTCTCCCTGGAGGAACCGTTCTGCCCCCACGGCAGACCCCTCTGGGTGGAGATCACCCGCGAGGAACTCTTCCGGAGGATACGGCGGATCGTCTGA
- a CDS encoding tetratricopeptide repeat protein: MSRQDHPKEDRSRRRLLIAGIVAALLLAGGGGTAYLVVQSARAEYRNALLLAQEYAAAHEYQRALDILDTLLLKNPGDEEVRALKQRILEEKRAYEEDQRRKELEELARQQEQLSRSLSELSEALEGQSARALEEQARKAEEERRRQEEEVKRQEEERLARLGEEERKKEEQIKALLEAGTKALEKREFMTARDNFNKVLDISLKDTTRQRQHHATALAYSAESYYEEGDVREAVSTAQEAIETDPNVWQSYYVLGKIYADNKNYPAAEEQFQKALKLNPRSAETLYELGKVQYMMGLSLASSDRERSRQKFNDARLSFTRCLDLKPSWVNAHYNLALTHERLGRRDDAQKEFLNVIALDPKNTGAYLKLGEYAREKGDYQEAEKHYKKIFEYDGDYRAWRGLGLTYYLAGRLQDAEKAFKEALSTEKGSDDPVSAYNLALVLIEEDKAQEALSYAQKAVDLAPRVPEYQYTLGLAAYKLGAYTVAETAFGKAIELKPDYVKPRVQLGLLHQDKGEDDKALSLLLEAYKLEPTSFEVNNNLGNLYARKKLYSESIKHYRAAIEADPKDTLVRYNLALSYLDAKEYDEAVRVFQELLKIDPSYWDAYYQLGKLLITLEDSEGAKKVLSTLLEKKPDYSRRAEVEKLLSGL, encoded by the coding sequence ATGTCGAGGCAAGACCATCCAAAGGAAGATCGATCGAGGAGACGACTCCTCATCGCAGGCATCGTGGCCGCCCTGCTCCTCGCCGGCGGGGGGGGGACCGCCTACCTCGTGGTGCAGTCGGCAAGGGCCGAGTACCGGAACGCCCTCCTCCTCGCCCAGGAGTACGCCGCGGCCCACGAGTACCAGCGGGCCCTCGACATACTCGACACCCTCCTCCTCAAGAACCCGGGAGACGAGGAGGTGAGGGCCCTCAAACAGCGGATTCTCGAGGAGAAGCGGGCCTACGAGGAGGATCAGCGACGGAAGGAGCTCGAGGAGCTCGCCCGTCAGCAGGAGCAGCTCTCGCGGTCGCTCTCCGAGCTGAGCGAAGCCCTCGAGGGGCAGAGCGCCCGGGCCCTGGAGGAGCAGGCCCGGAAGGCGGAGGAGGAGCGCAGGCGGCAGGAAGAAGAGGTGAAGCGACAGGAAGAAGAGCGCCTCGCACGGCTCGGTGAGGAGGAGCGGAAGAAGGAAGAGCAGATCAAGGCCCTCCTCGAGGCGGGAACCAAGGCCCTGGAGAAGCGGGAGTTCATGACCGCCAGGGACAACTTCAACAAGGTGCTCGATATCTCCCTCAAAGACACGACCCGACAGAGGCAGCATCATGCGACAGCCCTCGCCTATAGCGCGGAGAGCTACTACGAGGAGGGCGACGTGAGGGAGGCCGTCAGTACGGCGCAGGAGGCCATCGAAACCGATCCGAACGTCTGGCAGTCCTACTATGTACTGGGCAAGATCTACGCCGACAACAAGAACTATCCCGCGGCCGAAGAGCAGTTCCAGAAGGCCCTCAAGCTCAATCCCCGGAGTGCAGAGACCCTCTACGAGCTGGGGAAAGTACAGTACATGATGGGGCTCTCGCTCGCCTCCAGCGACAGGGAGCGGAGCAGGCAGAAATTCAACGACGCACGGCTCTCGTTCACCAGGTGCCTCGACCTCAAACCCTCGTGGGTGAACGCCCACTATAATCTCGCCCTCACGCACGAACGACTCGGTCGACGTGACGACGCCCAGAAGGAGTTTCTGAATGTGATCGCCCTCGACCCCAAGAACACCGGTGCCTATCTCAAGCTGGGGGAGTACGCACGGGAGAAGGGTGACTACCAGGAGGCCGAGAAGCACTACAAGAAGATCTTCGAGTACGACGGCGACTACCGTGCCTGGCGGGGGCTGGGCCTCACCTACTACCTCGCCGGCAGGCTCCAGGACGCCGAGAAGGCCTTCAAGGAGGCCCTCTCAACGGAGAAGGGGAGCGATGATCCCGTCTCGGCCTACAACCTCGCCTTGGTGCTCATAGAAGAGGACAAGGCCCAGGAAGCCCTCTCGTACGCCCAGAAGGCCGTGGATCTGGCGCCCCGCGTACCGGAGTACCAGTATACCTTGGGGCTGGCCGCCTACAAGCTCGGGGCCTATACCGTGGCGGAGACGGCTTTCGGGAAGGCCATAGAGCTCAAGCCCGACTACGTGAAGCCGAGGGTCCAGCTGGGACTCCTCCATCAGGACAAGGGCGAAGACGACAAGGCCCTCAGTCTCCTCCTCGAGGCCTACAAATTGGAGCCCACCTCCTTCGAGGTGAACAACAATCTGGGGAATCTCTACGCCCGGAAGAAGCTCTACTCCGAGAGCATCAAGCACTACCGCGCGGCCATCGAGGCGGACCCCAAGGACACCCTGGTACGCTACAACCTGGCCCTCTCGTACCTCGATGCGAAGGAGTACGACGAGGCGGTGAGGGTCTTCCAGGAGCTCCTCAAGATAGATCCGTCCTACTGGGACGCCTACTACCAGCTCGGCAAGCTCCTCATCACCCTGGAGGACTCGGAGGGGGCGAAGAAGGTCCTCTCCACCCTCCTCGAGAAGAAACCCGACTATTCCCGCAGAGCAGAGGTGGAGAAGCTCCTCTCGGGCCTGTGA
- a CDS encoding inositol monophosphatase family protein yields the protein MSFLSVAREAALIGREVHLRYLTGGFHISTKSGIRDRVTTADIEAEKAIVTFIREAFPTHNILAEEHSYEPTSSPYTWIIDPLDGTNNFSRGFPFFACSVALKEGDEVIVGAVCDSVRGEIFTAERGEGAFLNEEPIHVSEVSDLATSLLVTGFYQTQTEEVVRNLEVLRRLFRRGILGIRRTGAAALDLCYVACGRVDGFWEPILNPWDFAAGALIVQEAGGMCTTYEAEPLPFETSPILATNGRLHPVLSEVIREALS from the coding sequence ATGTCTTTCCTGTCCGTCGCACGAGAAGCCGCACTCATAGGAAGAGAGGTGCACCTCCGTTACCTCACGGGAGGCTTCCACATCTCCACGAAATCCGGGATCCGTGACAGAGTGACCACTGCCGACATAGAGGCGGAGAAGGCCATCGTAACCTTCATACGAGAGGCCTTTCCCACCCACAACATCCTGGCCGAGGAACACTCGTACGAACCCACCTCCTCTCCCTACACCTGGATCATCGATCCACTCGACGGGACCAACAACTTCTCACGGGGATTCCCCTTCTTCGCCTGTTCGGTGGCCCTCAAGGAGGGAGACGAGGTGATCGTGGGGGCCGTGTGCGATTCCGTGAGAGGGGAGATCTTCACCGCAGAGAGAGGCGAGGGGGCCTTCCTCAACGAGGAGCCCATCCACGTCTCCGAGGTGAGCGACCTGGCCACCTCGCTCCTCGTCACCGGGTTCTACCAGACCCAGACCGAGGAGGTGGTTCGGAACCTCGAGGTGCTCAGGCGTCTCTTCCGGCGGGGTATTCTGGGCATACGGCGCACCGGCGCGGCCGCCCTCGATCTGTGCTATGTGGCCTGCGGAAGGGTCGACGGATTCTGGGAACCCATCCTCAACCCCTGGGATTTCGCTGCAGGGGCCCTCATCGTGCAGGAGGCGGGCGGGATGTGCACCACCTATGAAGCCGAGCCGCTCCCTTTCGAAACATCACCCATTCTCGCCACGAACGGGAGGCTCCACCCCGTCCTCTCCGAGGTCATCAGGGAGGCCCTCTCATAG
- a CDS encoding metallophosphoesterase family protein — protein sequence MRILCVSDEVDPIIYSPRVKEHFPDIDLVISAGDLPMEYLGFLASMFNKPVLFVFGNHNLKYLGLFRPSIPIPFSAQPVPPHKFGATYISDRVLKVKGLLIAGLGGSYRYNNGLNQYSDFQMWLKVLRLVPRLLYNRIRYGRFLDILVTHAPPYGINDRPDPCHRGFKSFLWLLKTFKPRYHLHGHIHLYNGLEKRESRYQQTTVINVFKYYLLEPSL from the coding sequence ATGAGGATACTCTGCGTCTCCGACGAGGTGGATCCGATCATCTACAGCCCCAGGGTCAAGGAACACTTCCCCGATATCGACCTCGTCATAAGCGCGGGCGACCTTCCCATGGAGTACCTCGGCTTCCTCGCGAGCATGTTCAACAAACCCGTGCTCTTCGTGTTCGGCAACCACAACCTCAAGTACCTCGGGCTCTTCAGGCCCAGTATCCCCATCCCCTTCTCCGCCCAGCCCGTCCCTCCCCACAAGTTCGGCGCCACCTACATAAGCGACAGGGTGCTGAAGGTAAAGGGACTCCTCATCGCCGGTCTCGGGGGCTCCTACCGGTACAACAACGGACTCAACCAGTACAGCGACTTCCAGATGTGGTTGAAGGTCCTCCGCCTCGTCCCCCGACTCCTCTACAACAGGATCCGCTACGGCAGATTCCTCGACATCCTGGTGACCCATGCGCCGCCCTACGGGATCAACGACAGGCCCGATCCCTGTCACCGCGGATTCAAGAGCTTCCTCTGGCTCCTCAAGACCTTCAAGCCCCGCTACCACCTCCATGGGCACATCCATCTCTACAACGGCCTCGAGAAGAGGGAGTCCCGGTACCAGCAGACCACGGTGATCAATGTCTTCAAATATTACCTCCTCGAACCGTCTCTTTGA
- a CDS encoding M23 family metallopeptidase — MRRILIVLFVAAIPLLADPPTLLAPSFAREGEVYPVLITRVSGPLTAVLVSEAGSALAASPLFPLEGTRRTLYGFLAVPPGYGSSTVSLVVRDGKGVILLSRRVTLLPRAYRKEEIPLTPGLTQIRTDQSERRIREARELSELLFTVSPDALGLSSLWFLPVSEGRFSSWFGDERLYRYANGGTDSSRHTGVDIAAPEGTPVRVPSRAMVVLVRDRIVTGRTVVLRHGPGIYSLYYHLSSISVEEGDEVEPGDLLGTVGSTGLATGAHLHWEVRVQGVPVDPLALVGGSLLDKLRELLIMEERS; from the coding sequence ATGCGAAGGATCCTGATCGTTCTCTTCGTTGCGGCGATACCTCTCCTGGCCGATCCCCCCACCCTCCTCGCCCCCTCGTTCGCACGGGAGGGGGAGGTCTACCCGGTCCTGATCACACGGGTATCCGGACCCCTCACGGCCGTGCTCGTGTCGGAAGCGGGGAGCGCGCTCGCCGCCTCGCCTCTCTTCCCCCTTGAAGGGACCCGAAGGACCCTCTACGGATTCCTCGCCGTCCCTCCGGGGTACGGCTCCTCGACCGTCTCCCTCGTGGTGCGCGACGGGAAAGGGGTGATCCTCCTCTCCAGGAGGGTCACACTGCTTCCCCGCGCCTACCGCAAGGAGGAGATCCCCCTCACCCCGGGGCTCACGCAGATCCGTACCGATCAATCGGAACGAAGGATCCGCGAGGCACGTGAGCTCTCCGAGCTCCTCTTCACGGTTTCTCCCGACGCCCTGGGACTTTCCAGTCTTTGGTTCCTCCCGGTTTCCGAGGGACGCTTCTCCTCCTGGTTCGGTGACGAGCGCCTCTACCGGTATGCGAACGGAGGAACGGACAGTTCGCGCCACACCGGGGTGGACATCGCGGCACCCGAAGGGACACCGGTGCGTGTCCCTTCGCGGGCGATGGTGGTCCTGGTACGCGACAGGATCGTCACGGGCCGTACGGTGGTGCTGCGACACGGGCCCGGTATCTACTCCCTCTACTATCACCTTTCCTCCATCTCGGTGGAGGAGGGAGACGAGGTCGAGCCCGGCGATCTCCTGGGCACGGTGGGGTCCACCGGACTTGCCACCGGAGCGCACCTCCACTGGGAGGTGCGGGTGCAGGGCGTGCCTGTGGATCCCCTCGCGCTCGTGGGAGGGAGCCTCCTTGACAAATTGAGGGAACTCCTTATAATGGAGGAACGATCCTAG
- a CDS encoding tetratricopeptide repeat protein — MQVHLPSRVSLIKTLQRFLVCVKCGAFLVFSLVGEWPAGAEELSLFARGEELFMQNKLQEAVPLLEGAIGENPSTPQVYLYLGAAYQALGLHEKAIDVFKQGIDRTDGYDAIFFFNMGNSYLALGHQDTAELMYTEAISLKSTFPKPYLNRANTRVRLGKYQDAIDDYTIYLRLDPTTPQRTNIEKMIALLGEKLLEAQRRQEEEEQRRKEEEARRKQLLDSVLKSLEEAAEETQDVEAGTEGAQEFSEELELAD, encoded by the coding sequence ATGCAGGTGCACCTTCCCTCGCGGGTGAGTCTTATAAAAACACTACAGCGTTTTCTCGTGTGTGTCAAATGCGGCGCCTTTCTGGTCTTCTCCCTCGTGGGGGAATGGCCCGCCGGGGCCGAGGAGCTCTCGCTCTTCGCCCGCGGGGAAGAACTCTTCATGCAGAACAAACTCCAGGAGGCGGTCCCTCTCCTGGAGGGGGCGATCGGGGAGAATCCCTCTACTCCCCAGGTCTACCTCTACCTCGGGGCCGCCTATCAGGCCCTCGGGCTCCACGAGAAGGCGATAGATGTCTTCAAGCAGGGGATCGACCGCACCGATGGGTACGATGCAATCTTCTTCTTCAACATGGGTAACAGCTATCTGGCACTGGGGCATCAGGATACCGCGGAGCTCATGTACACCGAGGCCATCTCCCTCAAGTCCACATTCCCCAAGCCCTACCTCAACAGGGCCAACACCCGGGTACGGCTGGGCAAGTACCAGGACGCGATCGACGACTATACGATCTACCTCAGGCTGGATCCCACCACGCCCCAGAGGACGAACATAGAGAAGATGATCGCCCTCCTCGGAGAGAAGCTCCTCGAAGCCCAGCGCCGGCAGGAAGAAGAGGAGCAGAGGCGGAAGGAAGAGGAGGCGAGGAGGAAACAGCTTCTGGACTCCGTGCTCAAGTCCCTGGAGGAGGCCGCCGAAGAGACACAGGACGTCGAGGCCGGGACCGAAGGGGCTCAGGAGTTCTCGGAAGAGCTCGAACTCGCCGACTAG
- a CDS encoding tetratricopeptide repeat protein yields MFIIIPVIIVGIGLGVFIFFLLKAILLPRRISSIAHLISQERYNQAIKMAKAIAERDPRNSEAHYLLGLAYLKTGRPELALMELKMVGRIGVFTEYCPEIQYRETIAELYKSFNQPEEALKEYLLLLKRYPEMPDYYYKCGQLFEMRNQSDRAFIYYRKAIELNPRYADAHFRLGALLYRMHKYPEARSELETALRYDPDILPAYYYLGKIYREAKEYHAALLSFEKSVRHPDYKLRSLIERGTCYLNMGDYESAIMELERAVKLSPEATNPEMLYARYFLSIAYEKRRRIEDALEQWEFIYRINPSFQDVGEKLAQYQDVHHDDRIKDFLTCNENLFLEICKSIIQAMNLAVTTIKPIPNGAEIIAVDVETKWRNTRKLPRLVRIYRTTEMIDEATVRATHEAMREQNLVRGVIVASAPFSKLAREYAETRPIDLHDKNVLQKLLQRIDMDSGVLKV; encoded by the coding sequence ATGTTCATTATCATACCCGTTATTATCGTCGGTATCGGACTGGGAGTGTTTATCTTTTTCCTCTTGAAGGCCATCCTCCTCCCCCGTCGGATCTCCTCCATCGCCCATCTCATCTCACAGGAACGCTACAACCAGGCCATCAAGATGGCGAAGGCCATCGCCGAGCGGGACCCCCGCAACAGCGAAGCCCACTACCTGCTCGGCCTCGCCTACCTCAAGACAGGACGTCCCGAACTCGCCCTCATGGAGCTCAAGATGGTAGGCAGGATAGGCGTGTTCACCGAATACTGCCCCGAAATCCAGTACAGGGAAACCATAGCCGAACTCTACAAAAGCTTCAACCAGCCGGAAGAGGCGCTCAAGGAGTACCTGCTCCTCCTCAAGCGGTATCCCGAGATGCCCGACTACTACTACAAGTGCGGACAGCTCTTCGAGATGAGGAATCAGAGCGACAGGGCCTTCATCTACTACCGGAAGGCCATCGAGCTCAACCCACGGTACGCCGACGCCCACTTCAGGCTGGGAGCCCTCCTCTACCGCATGCACAAGTACCCGGAAGCCCGGTCCGAGCTCGAGACCGCACTCCGCTACGATCCCGACATCCTCCCGGCCTACTACTATCTGGGCAAGATCTACCGGGAGGCGAAGGAGTATCACGCGGCACTCCTCTCCTTCGAGAAGTCCGTCCGGCATCCCGACTACAAGCTCAGATCCCTCATCGAGCGGGGGACCTGTTACCTCAACATGGGCGATTACGAGAGCGCGATCATGGAGCTCGAGCGGGCCGTCAAACTCAGTCCCGAGGCCACCAACCCCGAGATGCTCTATGCCCGCTACTTCCTCTCCATCGCCTACGAGAAACGGAGGCGGATCGAAGATGCGCTCGAGCAGTGGGAGTTCATCTATCGCATCAATCCCTCGTTCCAGGACGTGGGGGAGAAACTGGCCCAGTACCAGGATGTGCACCACGACGACAGGATCAAGGACTTCCTCACCTGCAATGAGAACCTCTTTCTCGAGATCTGCAAGAGCATCATCCAGGCGATGAACCTCGCGGTCACCACCATCAAGCCCATCCCCAACGGGGCGGAGATCATCGCCGTCGACGTGGAGACGAAATGGAGGAACACCAGGAAGCTCCCCCGCCTCGTGAGGATCTACCGTACCACCGAGATGATAGACGAGGCCACGGTCCGGGCCACGCACGAGGCCATGAGGGAACAGAACCTCGTACGCGGGGTCATCGTGGCGAGCGCCCCGTTCTCGAAGCTCGCCCGCGAGTATGCGGAAACGCGCCCCATCGACCTCCACGACAAGAACGTACTCCAGAAGCTCCTCCAGCGCATAGACATGGATTCCGGGGTCCTCAAGGTATGA
- a CDS encoding FecR family protein, with translation MRRTIIMVSALLLFVGALAAQEQPMAVLEYFDDPSEIEVIDSQGFQVEGVYFGMEIAEGETITTYNSSAELRLSPNGTIIKLAPDTTFTVEQIQKSEDQENRFALVAGKLRAVAAKIPRTRYTITTPTAVCGVRGTDFGILVVPGQEETLFVREGLVAFSRGTEEVMVGAGQMIDALADVFQPVAIPPETLQELYEDLEFQVLDPQEVPGQVEEPLGTTEAPAAETPTPQPEPAPSQEESAFMAWLREALGLELGSVTINGQTYSKAVLQPTFAVGKFRASLYLPIIYTRDLFDPSDWYRPKGNDEWSFGTDYDWGDDPVGGVSDFFRDLALKIRYIEYGELRDPFFFKVGNIRGVTTGHGTIMRNYANDTDFPSVRRVGLNMGIDGEKGGMELVVNDLAEPEIMGTRLYTRPLAPSSRLAFGLTALADIDPAGDIPEDSPNPFDALARQADPVFLNLGLDLDIPLYEGEQLSFILFADLAGMLPYLRHAAEDPWVGSVDSGFQWDALLYVDESERKAELRNYGVSTGLFGTIVVVDYRLEYRFFQGTFRPGFYGPDYDRMRGQYASALMAYLTDKDDPVFHTTTMGIYGEAGFDILDRLSFQAGYFWPWDLTSSGEITFSDNDYLTMRLTAEKGFIPAGRLKDVSASFLYQRSFFIPTILGRDGFENASLFDANTVFQGEIVWGVAPTLDIVMLVTTNVIYNDDGTIAYDEDGSPKWAPSVTIESRVHF, from the coding sequence ATGAGACGTACCATCATCATGGTGAGCGCCCTTCTCCTCTTCGTGGGGGCTCTCGCGGCCCAGGAGCAGCCCATGGCGGTGCTCGAGTACTTCGACGACCCCTCGGAGATCGAGGTGATCGACAGTCAGGGTTTCCAGGTGGAGGGCGTGTACTTCGGCATGGAGATCGCGGAAGGTGAGACCATCACCACCTACAACAGCTCGGCGGAACTCAGACTCTCCCCCAACGGCACGATCATCAAGCTGGCTCCCGACACCACCTTCACCGTGGAGCAGATCCAGAAGTCCGAGGACCAGGAGAACCGCTTCGCCCTCGTGGCCGGGAAGCTCAGGGCGGTGGCCGCCAAGATCCCCAGGACCAGATACACCATCACCACCCCCACCGCGGTCTGCGGCGTGCGCGGAACCGACTTCGGCATTCTCGTGGTGCCCGGACAGGAGGAAACGCTCTTCGTGAGGGAAGGGCTCGTGGCCTTCAGCAGGGGTACCGAGGAGGTGATGGTGGGAGCGGGGCAGATGATCGACGCCCTCGCCGATGTCTTCCAGCCGGTCGCCATCCCTCCCGAAACCCTCCAGGAGCTCTATGAAGACCTCGAGTTCCAGGTCCTCGACCCACAGGAGGTGCCGGGACAGGTGGAAGAGCCCCTCGGGACGACCGAGGCCCCTGCCGCCGAGACGCCGACGCCCCAGCCGGAACCGGCCCCTTCCCAGGAGGAGAGCGCCTTCATGGCATGGCTGCGGGAGGCACTGGGCCTCGAGCTCGGGTCGGTGACCATCAACGGACAGACCTACTCCAAGGCCGTACTCCAGCCCACATTCGCGGTGGGCAAGTTCAGGGCGAGCCTCTATCTTCCCATCATCTACACCAGGGACCTCTTCGACCCCTCCGACTGGTACAGGCCGAAGGGGAACGACGAGTGGTCCTTCGGCACCGACTACGACTGGGGTGACGACCCGGTGGGAGGCGTGAGCGACTTCTTCCGCGACCTCGCATTGAAGATCCGCTACATCGAGTACGGCGAACTGCGCGACCCGTTCTTCTTCAAGGTCGGCAACATCCGAGGAGTCACCACCGGCCACGGGACCATCATGCGGAACTACGCGAACGACACCGACTTCCCCTCCGTGAGGAGAGTCGGGCTCAACATGGGCATCGACGGCGAGAAGGGAGGCATGGAGCTCGTGGTCAACGACCTGGCCGAACCCGAGATCATGGGGACACGCCTCTACACACGTCCCCTCGCCCCCTCGAGCAGGCTGGCCTTCGGCCTCACCGCCCTCGCCGACATCGATCCTGCAGGCGACATCCCTGAGGACAGCCCCAACCCCTTCGACGCCCTCGCGCGCCAGGCCGACCCCGTCTTCCTCAACCTGGGACTCGACCTCGACATCCCCCTCTACGAGGGCGAGCAGCTCAGCTTCATCCTCTTCGCCGACCTCGCCGGCATGCTCCCCTACCTGCGACACGCGGCGGAAGACCCCTGGGTGGGCTCGGTCGATTCGGGCTTCCAGTGGGACGCCCTCCTGTACGTGGACGAGTCGGAGAGAAAGGCCGAGTTGCGGAACTACGGGGTGAGCACGGGACTCTTCGGCACCATCGTGGTGGTGGACTACAGACTCGAGTACCGCTTCTTCCAGGGGACATTCAGACCGGGCTTCTACGGCCCGGACTACGACAGGATGCGGGGTCAGTACGCGAGCGCCCTCATGGCCTATCTCACGGACAAGGACGACCCTGTGTTCCACACCACCACCATGGGGATCTACGGAGAGGCTGGCTTTGATATCCTCGACAGACTCTCGTTCCAGGCGGGGTACTTCTGGCCCTGGGACCTCACCTCCTCTGGCGAGATCACCTTCTCGGACAACGACTACCTCACCATGAGACTCACGGCCGAGAAGGGCTTCATCCCGGCGGGAAGACTCAAGGACGTCTCGGCCTCGTTCCTCTACCAGCGCTCCTTCTTCATCCCCACCATCCTCGGACGTGACGGCTTCGAGAATGCCTCCCTCTTCGATGCCAACACCGTGTTCCAGGGCGAGATCGTCTGGGGTGTCGCACCCACTCTCGACATCGTCATGCTGGTGACCACGAACGTGATCTACAACGACGACGGCACCATTGCCTACGACGAAGACGGGAGCCCGAAGTGGGCGCCCTCCGTCACCATTGAAAGCAGGGTGCACTTCTAG